From Strigops habroptila isolate Jane chromosome 1, bStrHab1.2.pri, whole genome shotgun sequence, a single genomic window includes:
- the IRX1 gene encoding iroquois-class homeodomain protein IRX-1, producing the protein MSFPQLGYPQYLSASQAVYGSDRPGVLAAAAAAAAAAAAASGRPAGADLGSGSAAVTSVLGMYASPYSAPNYSAFLPYTADLGLFSQMGSQYELKDNPGVHPATFAAHTAPGYYPYGQFQYGDPGRPKNATRESTSTLKAWLNEHRKNPYPTKGEKIMLAIITKMTLTQVSTWFANARRRLKKENKVTWGSRSKDQEDANLFGSDNEGDPEKNEDDEEIDLESIDIDKIDENDGEQSNEEEEEKPDLLRQSSEEEHLEKEKDLALSGSEGLKSKDALAMVKEASDNNTRIMSPGGQNSLQMPPHSKPKIWSLAETATSPDGALKSSPPPPPPPQVNHTSPQIQHPAFLPSHGLYTCQIGKFHNWTNGAFLTQSSLLNVRSFLGVNHHHAAHHNHHLQAQQQSSVLTATLGALSSEKPSERTSPKHIERENVPRTESPPQPLKSPFQPVRDNSLAQQEGTSRILTALPSA; encoded by the exons ATGTCCTTCCCCCAGCTGGGCTACCCGCAGTATCTCAGCGCCAGCCAGGCGGTGTACGGGAGCGACCGGCCCGGGGTGctggccgccgccgccgcagccgccgccgccgcagcggCCGCCTCGGGCCGGCCCGCGGGCGCCGATCTGGGCAGCGGCTCGGCCGCTGTCACCTCGGTGCTGGGCATGTACGCCAGCCCCTACAGCGCCCCCAACTACAGCGCCTTCCTGCCCTACACCGCCGACCTCGGCCTCTTCTCCCAAATG GGCTCCCAGTACGAGCTGAAAGATAATCCGGGTGTCCACCCTGCTACCTTTGCTGCCCACACTGCCCCCGGCTATTATCCCTATGGACAGTTCCAGTACGGCGATCCGGGGCGGCCCAAAAACGCCACTCGGGAAAGCACCAGCACCCTCAAGGCCTGGCTCAACGAGCACCGCAAGAACCCCTACCCCACCAAGGGCGAGAAGATCATGCTGGCCATCATCACCAAGATGACCCTCACCCAGGTCTCCACCTGGTTCGCCAACGCCCGCCGGCGGCTCAAGAAGGAGAACAAGGTGACCTGGGGCTCCAGGAGTAAGGACCAAGAAGATGCAAACCTCTTCGGGAGTGACAATGAGGGGGACCCTGAGAAGAATGAGGACGATGAGGAAATCGACCTGGAGAGCATAGATATAGATAAAATCGACGAGAACGATGGGGAGCAGAGCAacgaggaagaggaggagaagcccGATCTCCTGAGACAAAGCAGTGAAGAGGAGCACttagaaaaggagaaggatttggcACTGTCGGGGTCTGAAGGGCTGAAATCCAAAGACGCACTGGCCATGGTGAAGGAGGCCTCTGACAACAACACGCGAATCATGAGTCCCGGGGGACAGAACAGTTTACAGATGCCACCTCACAGCAAACCCAAGATTTGGTCTTTGGCAGAAACAGCAACCAGTCCTGATGGGGCCCTGAAATCTTCTCCCCCAccaccccctcctccccaggtTAACCACACTTCTCCACAGATCCAGCACCCTGCTTTTCTCCCCAGCCATGGACTCTACACATGCCAGATTGGCAAATTTCACAACTGGACAAATGGGGCTTTCCTCACTCAGAGTTCCCTGCTCAATGTGAGGTCCTTTTTGGGAGTAAATCACCACCACGCTGCTCATCACAATCACCACCTCCAGGCCCAGCAACAATCTTCTGTTTTAACAGCAACCCTGGGAGCCCTAAGCAGTGAAAAACCTTCAGAGAGGACAAGTCCCAAACACATAG aaagagaaaatgtacCAAGAACTGAATCCCCACCTCAGCCGCTAAAGTCGCCCTTCCAGCCTGTCCGTGACAA CTCTTTGGCTCAGCAAGAGGGAACATCGAGAATTTTAACAGCTCTCCCTTCCGCTTGA